In a single window of the Acyrthosiphon pisum isolate AL4f chromosome X, pea_aphid_22Mar2018_4r6ur, whole genome shotgun sequence genome:
- the LOC100570324 gene encoding uncharacterized protein LOC100570324, with the protein MSNIKIQSRMDDLTLKLNTSEDYLKESQNIFNKLNAIYLNEINIKATSEDYKFNVERSKRILLQKEAYEYQATNSVELNKLKSEIEKLKSEIELIQPSTSSKNARRKNTLPRQIQSPKFQRKIHNINPFPDKNNILQ; encoded by the exons ATGTCCAATATAAAGATCCAGTCCAGAATGGATGACCTCACATTAAAACTTAATACCTCTGAGGATTATTTAAAAgaaagccaaaatatttttaataagctaAATGCCATATATTTAAATGAGATTAATATAAAAGC TACATCTGAAGATTACAAATTTAACGTAGAGCGAAGTAAGAGGATTTTATTGCAAAAAGAGGCATACGAATACCAGGCAACGAATTCGGTTGAGctcaa caaGTTAAAATCTGAAATAGAAAAGTTAAAATCAGAAATAGAGCTTATACAACCAAGTACATCGTCAAAG AATGCTAGAAGGAAAAATACGCTTCCACGTCAAATACAGTCTCCTAAGTTTCAGCgtaagatacataatataaatcctTTTccggataaaaataatattctacagtAA